The Mucilaginibacter yixingensis genome window below encodes:
- a CDS encoding HNH endonuclease: MKEGQMLWTKEELILAINLYCKIPFGQMHNRNKEVVELAAIINRTPSAVARKLGNFASFDPKLQARGVKGLGNASKLDKQVWQEYMHNWDELFIEGENLLASIKKTTVAELNGIDLDNLKDVQGEEKERMVKVRVNQSLFRKIVLSNFNNKCCITDLMLTELLVASHIIPWSQDHHNRLNPKNGLALNALHDKAFDCGLITITEGFTIKVSSCFLKENHIDSIRDNFIKYNGRPIAEPQKFLPDIEFLKHHNGRFKC, from the coding sequence ATGAAAGAAGGTCAAATGCTTTGGACGAAAGAGGAACTAATACTTGCAATAAATCTTTATTGTAAAATCCCTTTTGGGCAGATGCATAATAGAAATAAAGAGGTAGTTGAACTGGCTGCTATAATCAACCGCACGCCGAGTGCTGTGGCCAGAAAGCTAGGGAACTTTGCCAGCTTTGATCCAAAATTGCAAGCACGAGGTGTTAAAGGTCTTGGAAACGCAAGTAAGTTAGATAAGCAGGTTTGGCAAGAATATATGCATAACTGGGACGAACTTTTTATTGAGGGGGAGAACTTGTTGGCAAGCATAAAGAAGACAACTGTAGCCGAGTTGAATGGAATTGATTTGGATAATCTGAAGGATGTTCAAGGGGAAGAGAAAGAAAGAATGGTGAAAGTCCGAGTTAATCAATCGTTATTCAGAAAAATCGTGCTCTCAAACTTTAATAATAAATGCTGTATCACGGATTTGATGCTTACTGAACTATTGGTGGCAAGTCATATAATTCCTTGGAGTCAAGACCATCATAATCGGTTAAACCCCAAAAACGGATTAGCCCTAAACGCTTTGCATGATAAGGCTTTTGATTGTGGATTAATTACAATAACAGAAGGTTTTACGATTAAAGTATCGAGTTGCTTTTTGAAAGAAAATCATATTGATAGCATTCGCGATAACTTCATAAAATATAATGGTAGGCCCATTGCCGAACCACAGAAGTTTTTGCCTGATATAGAGTTTCTAAAGCATCACAACGGACGATTCAAGTGTTAG
- a CDS encoding N-acetylmuramoyl-L-alanine amidase: protein MESKLRYCFPLLALLGLAACSHKGPLAAATPAVVSPYAVTNKVYQNQADSFAHVLTLQQPALLTDSAGAQVPSQWVGTVNFGMRKPNYVIIHFTAQDSVQQTLHTFTITSTQVSAHYVIAKDGTVFHMVNDYLRANQAGLGKWSSVSDMNSCSIGIEIDNNGNEPYTDGQIKSLLILLDKLKRSYNIPTANFIGHQDWAPKRKPDPGPLFPWQKLAEKGFGYWSDEVLELPPDNFDYITALRLIGYDVSDVNAAIVAFKRHFVQTDNSPQMTQLDLNVLYNVSKKY from the coding sequence ATGGAAAGTAAACTACGTTATTGTTTTCCGTTGCTGGCGCTGTTAGGGCTGGCGGCTTGTTCGCACAAAGGGCCTTTGGCTGCTGCTACCCCTGCCGTTGTAAGTCCGTATGCGGTAACCAATAAAGTGTATCAAAATCAGGCGGATAGTTTTGCGCATGTTTTAACGCTGCAGCAACCGGCTTTGCTTACTGATAGTGCAGGTGCGCAGGTGCCTTCGCAATGGGTGGGGACGGTTAACTTTGGCATGCGCAAGCCAAACTACGTCATCATTCATTTTACGGCACAGGATAGCGTTCAACAAACGCTGCATACCTTCACTATTACCAGCACCCAGGTAAGCGCTCATTATGTAATAGCTAAAGACGGCACCGTTTTTCACATGGTGAATGACTATCTGCGCGCTAATCAGGCCGGACTAGGCAAATGGAGCAGTGTGAGTGATATGAATAGTTGCTCTATCGGCATTGAGATAGATAATAACGGTAACGAGCCTTATACTGACGGACAGATTAAAAGCCTGTTAATCCTGCTGGATAAACTGAAAAGATCTTACAACATTCCAACGGCCAATTTTATTGGTCACCAGGATTGGGCGCCCAAACGTAAGCCAGATCCCGGTCCGCTGTTTCCGTGGCAAAAGCTGGCCGAAAAAGGATTTGGCTATTGGAGCGATGAGGTGCTGGAACTACCGCCCGATAATTTTGACTACATAACAGCCCTACGCCTGATCGGTTACGACGTAAGCGATGTAAATGCCGCTATAGTAGCCTTTAAGCGCCACTTTGTGCAAACGGATAACTCGCCGCAGATGACGCAACTGGATTTGAATGTGCTGTATAATGTGAGTAAGAAGTATTAG
- a CDS encoding phosphoribosyltransferase family protein, translating into MSDKRIVILNHQQIQQKLDRIAYQILEDNFDEPEIVIAGIMPRGNFLAARLKKILDKIAPFKNHLINIELDKFSTSLHAQADVEIVACSNKVVILVDDVLNSGKTLAYGFGVFRDIPLKKLRTVVLVDRNHKNFPIATDYSGIALSTILKEHIEVVLSEDGGEDVAYLR; encoded by the coding sequence ATGTCAGACAAGCGCATCGTTATACTTAATCATCAGCAAATACAGCAAAAGCTGGACAGGATTGCCTACCAGATACTGGAAGATAACTTTGACGAACCCGAGATTGTTATTGCCGGAATTATGCCACGGGGCAACTTTCTGGCTGCGCGATTGAAGAAGATTCTGGATAAGATTGCGCCTTTCAAAAACCACCTCATCAACATTGAGTTGGACAAATTCAGCACCAGCCTGCACGCCCAGGCCGATGTAGAGATTGTAGCATGCAGCAACAAGGTAGTAATTCTGGTTGATGACGTACTGAACAGCGGCAAAACCCTGGCCTACGGCTTCGGCGTTTTCCGCGATATTCCACTAAAGAAACTGCGCACGGTAGTACTGGTAGACCGTAATCATAAAAACTTCCCAATCGCTACAGATTACTCAGGCATTGCCCTTTCTACCATCCTGAAAGAACATATTGAAGTGGTGTTGAGCGAAGACGGTGGCGAAGATGTGGCTTATTTGAGGTAG
- the rlmD gene encoding 23S rRNA (uracil(1939)-C(5))-methyltransferase RlmD, whose protein sequence is MNKTASNRFFEDVAIIDIAEEGKGVGKTDDFVLFVEKAIPGDIADIEVYKKKKNFGEGKIAKLKTPSPYRTTAFCEHFGTCGGCKWQHMTYEAQLQFKQKSVTDALSRLAKLEIEDKMLPILPSPEDRYYRNKLEFTFSDKRWLTDGENRSDEPADMNALGFHIPGRFDKILDIDHCYLQADPSNKLRNAIRTYAKANGLSFYNLKHHEGALRNLIIRTSTTGELMVIVVFAYTTEEEISGLMSFVAKEFPEITSLLYIINQKKNDTIFDQDVLVWNGPEYIHEEMEGIRFRIGPKSFYQTNSVQALHLYEVTRDFAGFKGDELVYDLYTGAGTIANFIARGVREVVGVEYVPSAIEDAKVNSGINNIGNTKFYAGDMKDVLNADFVAEHGKPDVIITDPPRAGMHPDVVARLMEIEAPKIVYVSCNPATQARDLLVLKEKYDVEKIMPVDMFPHTQHVENVALLVLKS, encoded by the coding sequence ATGAATAAAACAGCCAGTAACAGGTTTTTTGAGGACGTTGCCATTATAGACATTGCCGAAGAAGGCAAAGGCGTGGGCAAGACAGACGATTTTGTGCTCTTTGTAGAGAAAGCCATACCCGGCGATATAGCCGACATTGAGGTTTATAAAAAGAAAAAGAATTTTGGCGAAGGCAAAATTGCCAAGTTAAAAACGCCATCGCCCTATCGCACCACTGCTTTTTGCGAGCACTTTGGCACTTGCGGCGGCTGCAAATGGCAGCACATGACGTATGAAGCGCAGTTGCAGTTTAAGCAAAAATCGGTAACCGATGCGCTGAGTCGATTAGCTAAGTTGGAGATAGAGGACAAGATGTTGCCGATCCTGCCGTCACCGGAAGACCGCTACTACCGCAACAAACTGGAGTTTACTTTTAGCGACAAGCGCTGGCTAACCGACGGCGAGAACCGCAGCGACGAGCCTGCGGATATGAACGCCCTGGGTTTCCACATTCCCGGTCGTTTTGATAAGATCCTGGATATTGATCATTGTTACCTGCAGGCCGATCCATCTAACAAACTGCGCAACGCCATCCGCACCTATGCCAAGGCTAATGGCTTGAGTTTCTATAATCTGAAACATCATGAGGGCGCACTGCGCAACCTCATCATCCGCACGTCAACCACTGGCGAGCTGATGGTGATAGTGGTATTTGCTTATACAACTGAAGAGGAAATTAGCGGACTGATGTCTTTCGTGGCGAAAGAGTTTCCGGAGATTACCTCGTTGCTGTACATCATCAACCAGAAAAAGAACGATACTATTTTTGATCAGGACGTGCTGGTATGGAACGGTCCTGAATATATCCACGAGGAGATGGAGGGCATCCGTTTCCGTATCGGGCCAAAATCATTCTATCAAACCAATTCGGTGCAGGCGCTGCACCTGTATGAGGTAACTCGTGATTTTGCCGGCTTTAAAGGCGACGAACTGGTGTATGACCTTTACACCGGCGCCGGTACCATTGCCAACTTCATCGCCCGCGGCGTGCGCGAGGTGGTGGGCGTGGAGTACGTACCGTCGGCCATTGAGGATGCTAAGGTAAATTCGGGCATCAACAACATCGGCAACACCAAATTTTACGCCGGTGACATGAAAGATGTGCTGAACGCCGACTTTGTGGCCGAGCATGGCAAGCCTGACGTGATTATTACCGATCCGCCGCGTGCAGGTATGCATCCTGACGTGGTTGCCCGCCTGATGGAAATTGAGGCGCCAAAAATTGTTTACGTAAGCTGTAACCCAGCCACCCAGGCCCGCGACCTGCTGGTGCTGAAAGAAAAATACGACGTTGAAAAAATAATGCCGGTAGACATGTTCCCTCATACACAGCATGTGGAGAATGTGGCATTGCTGGTATTGAAAAGCTAA
- the hisS gene encoding histidine--tRNA ligase: protein MASIKPSVPKGTRDFSPVEMSRRNFIFDTIKAVFRKYGYQQIETPSMENLSTLMGKYGEEGDKLIFKILNSGDFWADAETKKQKNEGFEFNSKSLTSIISEKALRYDLTVPFARYVVMHQNEITFPFKRFQVQPVWRADRPQRGRYREFFQCDADVVGSPSLLNEAEFVLIYDEALSNLGLKDFTIKINNRKILSGIAELIDKADQIVDMTVAIDKLDKIGLDGVTKELLERDFTPENIEQVKPIILLEGTNEEKLASLRSVLASSATGMKGCEEIEKVFTYLKSFTLQRAKVELDITLARGLNYYTGAIYEVKTNEVQMGSIGGGGRYDDLTGMFGLKDLTGVGISFGADRIYDVLQELNLFPATTGQSTRVLICPFDVEGETYALPLLQKLRNADVNTELYPAGAKIKKQLDYANGKLIPYVVMIGSDEMQSGQLALKDMQSGTQEKLTAEQIIAKLTA from the coding sequence ATGGCATCCATCAAACCATCTGTACCCAAAGGCACGCGCGATTTCTCGCCCGTAGAAATGTCGCGACGCAATTTTATTTTTGATACCATTAAGGCGGTTTTTCGCAAATATGGCTATCAGCAGATAGAAACCCCGTCGATGGAAAACCTGTCGACCCTTATGGGTAAATATGGCGAAGAAGGCGATAAGCTGATTTTTAAGATATTAAACAGTGGTGATTTTTGGGCCGATGCCGAAACTAAAAAGCAAAAGAACGAAGGCTTTGAGTTTAATTCAAAAAGCCTGACCAGCATCATCTCAGAAAAAGCCCTCCGTTACGACCTCACCGTGCCCTTTGCCCGTTACGTGGTGATGCACCAGAACGAGATTACTTTCCCGTTCAAGCGTTTCCAGGTGCAGCCGGTTTGGCGTGCAGATCGTCCGCAACGTGGCCGCTATCGTGAGTTTTTTCAGTGTGATGCCGATGTGGTAGGTTCGCCATCGTTATTGAACGAGGCCGAGTTTGTGCTGATCTATGACGAGGCCCTGAGTAATTTAGGTCTAAAAGATTTTACTATTAAGATTAACAATAGAAAAATCCTCTCGGGTATTGCCGAGCTGATTGACAAAGCCGACCAGATTGTAGACATGACCGTGGCCATTGACAAGCTGGACAAAATTGGCCTTGACGGCGTAACCAAGGAATTGCTGGAACGCGATTTCACGCCAGAAAATATTGAACAGGTCAAACCGATCATCCTACTGGAAGGTACTAACGAAGAAAAGCTGGCCAGTCTGCGCAGTGTGTTGGCATCATCGGCCACCGGTATGAAAGGCTGCGAGGAGATTGAAAAAGTATTTACCTATCTAAAAAGCTTCACCCTGCAACGTGCCAAGGTGGAGCTGGATATTACCCTGGCCCGAGGATTGAACTATTACACCGGCGCCATTTACGAGGTAAAAACCAACGAAGTGCAAATGGGCAGTATTGGCGGCGGCGGTCGTTATGACGACCTGACCGGCATGTTCGGCCTGAAAGATCTGACCGGTGTAGGCATCTCCTTCGGGGCTGATCGTATCTACGATGTATTGCAGGAACTAAACCTGTTCCCTGCTACTACAGGCCAGTCAACCCGCGTACTGATTTGTCCGTTTGATGTCGAGGGTGAGACTTATGCTCTGCCCCTGCTGCAAAAGCTGCGCAATGCCGATGTAAATACAGAGCTGTACCCGGCAGGCGCCAAAATCAAAAAGCAATTAGACTACGCCAATGGCAAGCTGATCCCTTACGTAGTAATGATTGGCAGCGACGAAATGCAAAGCGGACAACTGGCACTGAAAGACATGCAAAGCGGCACCCAGGAAAAACTAACGGCAGAGCAGATCATTGCCAAGTTGACCGCATAA
- a CDS encoding RteC domain-containing protein — protein sequence MVNVLDFEEMYVELENKLSLIALEEARPLQKMTACLSVIRKVLVEVREKALATGFIDQAAEVQFFKVVKPRFFSLQVLETELYHLENVKKATSILELQEYYREELRCIGRFFRQYAFQYEYYHHHRNISEFKIGHTKMLTNQLGYVQHNENLNYSNAKFIEL from the coding sequence ATGGTAAATGTATTGGACTTTGAGGAAATGTATGTGGAGCTGGAAAACAAATTGAGTTTGATCGCTTTGGAAGAGGCCCGGCCTTTACAAAAGATGACGGCTTGTTTGAGTGTGATCAGAAAGGTTTTAGTAGAGGTGCGGGAAAAGGCTTTAGCGACGGGTTTTATAGACCAGGCGGCTGAGGTACAATTTTTTAAAGTGGTGAAGCCGCGCTTTTTTAGCTTGCAGGTCTTGGAGACGGAGTTGTATCACCTGGAAAACGTTAAGAAGGCGACTTCTATTTTGGAGTTGCAGGAGTATTACCGGGAAGAGTTGCGCTGCATCGGGCGTTTTTTCCGGCAGTATGCTTTTCAGTATGAGTATTACCATCATCACCGGAATATTTCAGAATTTAAAATAGGCCATACCAAAATGCTGACAAATCAACTTGGCTACGTTCAACACAATGAAAATCTAAACTATAGTAATGCTAAGTTTATCGAATTATAG
- a CDS encoding cupin domain-containing protein: MKDRVLGKLGFEGQQLYLDNLPATDRYANHLSWLRVLAPLLPHTIETIFMQEIRRDENLSQLLVVSRIDVPEETHDQEAESFFILEGKCACTVGKKIFYLSAGDYLDIPLHIPHDVKLLSHQVTAIVQRRFQI; this comes from the coding sequence ATGAAGGATCGTGTGCTGGGCAAACTTGGTTTTGAAGGCCAGCAGCTATATCTGGATAATTTACCCGCCACGGACAGATACGCCAATCACCTGAGCTGGCTCAGGGTATTAGCGCCTTTATTACCGCATACGATCGAAACAATCTTTATGCAGGAGATCAGGCGGGATGAAAACCTTTCGCAGTTGCTCGTGGTCTCCCGTATCGATGTGCCGGAAGAAACCCATGACCAGGAAGCTGAAAGTTTTTTTATTCTGGAAGGTAAATGCGCCTGTACTGTCGGCAAAAAAATATTTTATTTGAGTGCAGGTGATTACCTTGATATTCCGCTGCATATACCCCATGACGTCAAATTACTAAGCCATCAGGTGACCGCCATCGTGCAGCGCCGGTTTCAGATTTGA
- a CDS encoding alpha-ketoglutarate-dependent dioxygenase AlkB, translated as MTQTHLLAGLLPNSGLPEEQVDYRPGVFSAEESRQFMAHLIHRVPWQQKSQLLYGKEVITPRLTACYGNPDVDYSLTGKGLRPLAWTPELLQIKDRIEPFSGAKFDSVLLNYYRDGNDSVSWHTDNDGVPGKNWIVASVSFGQARRFEFRLREDHRVKYTVELENGSYLLMKGGFQEYWQHRVPKSKQPMQARINLTFRVLHRN; from the coding sequence ATGACACAAACCCATCTATTAGCCGGCCTGCTGCCCAACAGCGGCCTGCCGGAAGAACAGGTTGATTACCGGCCCGGCGTATTCTCTGCAGAAGAAAGCAGGCAGTTCATGGCGCACCTCATCCATCGCGTACCCTGGCAGCAAAAGTCGCAGCTGCTTTACGGTAAAGAGGTGATCACCCCAAGGCTGACTGCCTGTTACGGCAACCCGGACGTCGATTATTCCTTAACCGGTAAAGGTCTGCGCCCCTTAGCCTGGACACCGGAACTGCTACAGATCAAAGACCGGATCGAACCGTTTTCCGGAGCGAAATTCGACAGCGTGCTGCTCAACTATTACCGGGACGGGAACGACTCGGTGAGCTGGCATACAGATAACGACGGCGTCCCGGGCAAGAACTGGATCGTCGCCTCGGTAAGTTTTGGACAAGCCCGCCGCTTTGAGTTCCGCCTGCGCGAAGATCACCGCGTCAAATATACAGTCGAGCTGGAAAACGGCTCCTACCTGCTGATGAAAGGCGGCTTCCAGGAATACTGGCAGCACCGCGTGCCCAAATCCAAACAGCCGATGCAGGCCCGCATTAATTTAACTTTCCGGGTATTACACCGGAATTAA
- a CDS encoding DUF4142 domain-containing protein, whose amino-acid sequence MKKIIYIALIAGMAGGMQACSGNKDSKQSADSANTAKADTAKKDSSMSAVDKDDAKFAVAAANGGMAEVELGKLAQEKAANAQVKDFGTMMVSDHSKANDEMKALAKSKGITLPAAIDTKEQKVKDDLSAKSGADFDKAYVSNMIDDHKEDIKEFEDATKNLKDPDLKAFALKTLPTLKMHLEHIQKIHDSMK is encoded by the coding sequence ATGAAGAAAATAATCTACATCGCCCTGATCGCCGGTATGGCCGGAGGGATGCAGGCCTGTTCCGGCAACAAGGACAGCAAACAAAGCGCCGACAGCGCCAACACCGCCAAAGCGGACACCGCCAAAAAAGACTCGTCGATGAGCGCCGTCGATAAAGATGACGCCAAATTCGCGGTCGCCGCCGCGAACGGCGGTATGGCTGAAGTGGAGCTCGGCAAACTGGCCCAGGAAAAAGCCGCCAACGCCCAGGTCAAAGACTTCGGCACCATGATGGTGAGCGACCACAGCAAAGCCAATGACGAAATGAAGGCCCTGGCCAAATCCAAAGGCATCACTTTACCGGCCGCGATCGACACCAAGGAGCAAAAGGTGAAAGACGACCTGTCGGCCAAATCCGGGGCCGACTTTGATAAAGCCTACGTCAGCAATATGATCGATGACCATAAAGAGGACATCAAGGAATTCGAGGATGCTACCAAAAACCTGAAAGATCCCGATCTGAAGGCCTTTGCCCTCAAAACCTTACCGACCTTAAAAATGCACCTGGAGCATATCCAAAAGATCCACGATAGCATGAAATAA
- a CDS encoding glyoxalase/bleomycin resistance/extradiol dioxygenase family protein produces the protein MNPPKLAGIAPQIVVSDAVRTARYYQEVLGFKLIGFFPDESECAYVMLERDGYQLHFGGANGDLHHNDQLRKGMPDFIIWVPEIDAFYQEVSAKGAKIRQEIIRRPYGREFIIEDCDGHWLQVCD, from the coding sequence ATGAACCCACCCAAACTGGCGGGCATCGCCCCGCAGATCGTTGTTTCCGACGCGGTCAGAACGGCCAGGTATTACCAGGAAGTGCTGGGATTTAAGCTGATCGGTTTTTTCCCGGACGAAAGCGAATGCGCCTATGTGATGCTGGAGCGCGACGGGTACCAGCTCCATTTTGGCGGCGCAAATGGCGACCTGCATCATAACGACCAGTTACGCAAAGGCATGCCCGATTTTATCATCTGGGTGCCCGAGATCGATGCGTTTTACCAGGAGGTCAGCGCCAAAGGCGCGAAGATCCGCCAGGAAATCATCCGGCGCCCTTACGGCCGGGAATTCATCATCGAAGACTGTGACGGGCACTGGCTGCAGGTTTGCGATTAA
- a CDS encoding ferritin-like domain-containing protein, with product MKTKASKNVNRTPEAESALKELFVDELKDIYWAEKHLATALPKIIKGATSEELKNTISTHLEETKGQITRLESVFESIGEKAAAKKCLAMEGLLKEATELLSDTDKGTEVRDVAIISAAQKVEHYEMASYGTLRTLAGTLGFSEAQSLLDETLAEEKNADSLLTQVAENYVNEAAAAEVE from the coding sequence ATGAAAACGAAAGCAAGCAAAAACGTGAACCGTACCCCTGAAGCAGAGAGTGCGTTGAAAGAATTATTCGTTGACGAATTAAAGGACATCTATTGGGCGGAGAAACATTTGGCGACCGCCTTGCCTAAGATAATCAAGGGTGCCACTTCGGAAGAGCTGAAAAACACGATCAGCACACATTTGGAGGAAACCAAAGGACAGATCACCCGTCTGGAAAGTGTATTCGAATCGATCGGTGAAAAAGCTGCTGCGAAAAAATGCCTGGCGATGGAAGGATTGCTGAAAGAAGCGACCGAGCTGTTATCCGACACCGATAAAGGTACCGAGGTACGGGATGTGGCCATTATTTCTGCCGCGCAGAAAGTGGAACATTACGAAATGGCTTCGTATGGTACGCTGCGCACGCTGGCGGGAACTTTAGGTTTCAGCGAAGCGCAAAGCCTGCTGGATGAAACCTTAGCCGAAGAAAAAAATGCCGATTCCCTGTTGACCCAAGTAGCCGAGAATTACGTGAACGAAGCCGCTGCCGCAGAAGTAGAATAA
- a CDS encoding DUF421 domain-containing protein, producing MESLLKIFGEGEHLDAVQMSCRGVVMFLIMLVLIRISGRRSFGMRTALDNIIAVSLGAIMSRAVVGASPFRSVVVCCLVIVLLHRAVGRLIAAGKKFSRVVEGEKILLFEDGVFLKEHMKRALVCEEDLMQGVRKSALTEDMSQIKKVYMERNGEISAIRK from the coding sequence ATGGAAAGCTTACTTAAAATCTTTGGTGAAGGGGAGCACCTGGACGCCGTGCAGATGAGTTGCCGCGGGGTGGTGATGTTTCTGATCATGCTGGTGCTGATCCGCATTTCGGGCCGCCGGTCATTCGGCATGCGGACGGCGCTGGATAATATTATCGCCGTTTCGCTGGGCGCTATTATGAGCCGGGCGGTGGTGGGCGCTTCGCCTTTTCGTTCGGTGGTGGTGTGTTGCCTGGTGATCGTGCTGCTGCACCGCGCAGTAGGCCGGCTGATCGCGGCCGGCAAAAAATTCAGCCGTGTGGTGGAAGGCGAAAAGATCCTGCTGTTTGAGGACGGTGTGTTCTTAAAAGAACACATGAAACGGGCCCTGGTCTGCGAAGAGGACCTGATGCAGGGCGTGCGGAAATCGGCTTTGACCGAAGATATGAGCCAAATCAAAAAAGTTTACATGGAACGCAACGGAGAGATCAGCGCGATCCGGAAATAA
- a CDS encoding inorganic diphosphatase, which translates to METKTTTAMIESPKGFGQKFDYDEKENRFRLNKILPAGLVFPFDFGMIPHTRGEDGDPLDIIVLDEHGTFPGCLVDCRIIGAFQCEQTERDGRTMRNDRFFGVPEVSQLFSEIKELEEVPGAILNQLEHFFKNYNEQAGKQFKVIKRLNATQANQLIDDGKLT; encoded by the coding sequence ATGGAGACTAAAACGACGACTGCGATGATCGAGAGCCCGAAGGGTTTCGGTCAGAAATTTGACTATGATGAAAAAGAGAACCGGTTCCGGCTGAATAAGATCTTGCCGGCGGGTTTGGTCTTTCCCTTTGATTTTGGCATGATCCCGCATACCAGGGGCGAGGACGGTGACCCTCTGGATATTATCGTGCTGGATGAGCACGGAACGTTCCCGGGCTGCCTGGTGGATTGCCGGATCATCGGCGCTTTTCAGTGCGAGCAGACCGAGCGGGACGGCAGGACGATGCGCAATGACCGTTTTTTTGGCGTTCCCGAAGTATCACAATTGTTTTCGGAGATCAAAGAGCTGGAAGAAGTGCCGGGGGCCATTTTGAACCAACTGGAACATTTCTTTAAAAATTATAATGAACAGGCCGGCAAGCAATTTAAGGTCATTAAGCGACTGAATGCGACGCAGGCCAATCAATTAATCGACGATGGAAAGCTTACTTAA
- a CDS encoding DUF2252 domain-containing protein, with protein MKLEERLKIFNQGLLPNKVQLKYEAMAENAFRFFRGTCHLFYEDLAAAEPLPLSPLAWICGDQHIENFGSYKGDNKLVYFDLNDFDEALLAPASYETVRMVTSIFIAFDNLDFEEEKALKMAQLFLKTYSATLAKGKAISIEPRTAKGIVCDFLTAATKSTYKDLLKKRTVSKKKSIMLSLADERHFKLDKPLRKALKAHIGEWIKTSSDGPYNYEVQSVVFRLAGTGSIGVKRYLFLLKSTNTKNHYLLLDMKQARSSSVAPYVPVQQLGWDSEAARVIGAQQRMQNVPAALLSTTVFQGDSFMIQELQPVKDSIKFKQLKDYRDMYQVIDDMAALTASAQLRSGGRQGSGTIDELMAFGLDQGWQEAVIAYAQRYAEKTKAYYRAFVKDLKAGKYGD; from the coding sequence ATGAAGCTTGAAGAACGTCTGAAGATTTTTAACCAGGGCTTGTTGCCCAACAAAGTACAGTTGAAGTACGAGGCGATGGCGGAGAACGCTTTTCGCTTTTTCCGGGGCACCTGTCATTTGTTTTACGAGGATCTGGCCGCGGCCGAACCCTTACCCCTATCGCCGCTGGCCTGGATCTGCGGCGACCAGCATATCGAGAATTTCGGGAGCTATAAGGGCGATAATAAGCTGGTCTATTTTGACCTGAATGATTTTGACGAGGCGCTGCTGGCACCGGCCAGTTACGAGACCGTGCGGATGGTCACCAGTATCTTTATCGCCTTTGATAACCTGGACTTTGAGGAGGAAAAGGCGCTGAAGATGGCGCAATTGTTCTTAAAGACCTATTCGGCCACCCTGGCCAAAGGCAAGGCGATCAGTATCGAACCGCGGACGGCCAAGGGGATCGTTTGTGATTTTCTGACCGCGGCCACCAAAAGCACTTACAAGGACCTGCTCAAAAAGCGGACGGTCAGTAAAAAGAAAAGCATCATGCTCTCGCTGGCGGACGAGCGGCATTTCAAATTGGATAAACCCTTACGAAAAGCATTGAAGGCACACATCGGGGAATGGATCAAAACCAGCAGCGACGGGCCTTATAATTACGAAGTACAAAGCGTCGTTTTTCGCCTGGCGGGTACGGGTAGTATCGGCGTTAAGCGCTATTTGTTTTTGCTGAAAAGCACGAACACCAAAAACCATTATTTACTGCTGGATATGAAACAGGCGCGGTCATCATCTGTGGCGCCTTATGTGCCGGTACAGCAGCTGGGCTGGGATAGCGAGGCTGCCCGGGTGATCGGCGCGCAGCAGCGCATGCAAAATGTTCCTGCGGCTTTGCTCAGCACAACGGTGTTTCAGGGCGATTCTTTTATGATCCAGGAACTGCAGCCGGTCAAGGACAGCATCAAATTCAAACAATTAAAGGATTACCGCGATATGTACCAGGTGATCGACGATATGGCCGCACTGACCGCTTCGGCGCAGCTGCGCAGCGGGGGCCGGCAGGGTTCGGGCACGATCGATGAGTTGATGGCCTTCGGGCTGGACCAGGGCTGGCAGGAGGCGGTGATCGCTTATGCGCAGCGGTACGCGGAGAAGACCAAAGCCTATTATCGGGCGTTTGTGAAAGACTTGAAAGCCGGGAAATATGGAGACTAA